A stretch of the Kushneria konosiri genome encodes the following:
- a CDS encoding GNAT family N-acetyltransferase: protein MAFTLRAAEGRDAAALNALERTCFGDNEDSFSPSQLKYLVTKANAQTRLIIDDDGELMGYGTLLFRRDEKKARLYSFCLHPDVRGQGLGQRLLLALEAVALTRGCDSIYLEVRADNRAAISLYRRMGYEVLHWMEDYYHDGCAAWKMIRALGDSLDTTS from the coding sequence ATGGCTTTCACGCTGCGCGCAGCGGAGGGTAGGGATGCGGCAGCACTCAATGCCCTGGAGCGCACCTGTTTTGGCGATAATGAAGACAGCTTCAGCCCCTCACAGCTGAAGTATCTGGTCACGAAGGCCAACGCTCAGACCCGTTTGATCATTGATGATGACGGCGAGCTGATGGGCTATGGAACGCTGCTGTTTCGTCGCGACGAAAAAAAGGCGCGTCTGTATTCCTTTTGTCTGCACCCGGACGTTCGCGGTCAGGGGCTGGGACAGCGCCTGCTGCTGGCACTGGAAGCGGTAGCGTTGACGCGAGGCTGTGACAGCATCTATCTGGAAGTGCGGGCCGATAACCGCGCGGCGATCTCGCTGTATCGCCGGATGGGTTACGAGGTGCTGCACTGGATGGAAGATTACTACCACGATGGCTGCGCAGCCTGGAAAATGATTCGTGCGTTGGGAGACAGTCTCGACACGACGTCGTGA
- a CDS encoding YbaN family protein produces the protein MSSLSPKPDQGCRTRSPIRRGIWIALAALCFGIGIVGIFLPLLPATDFMLLSVICASRGSKRFERWIRRNRFAGPLIRAWEEERAIPLPAKIVSIAMMFVSAWVIWIHTGFNWLFWLLCLVLVMVGAFVATRPLPSSRWRERPTDG, from the coding sequence ATGTCGAGTCTTTCTCCGAAGCCCGACCAGGGGTGTCGGACACGCTCTCCGATCCGTCGTGGCATCTGGATTGCCCTGGCAGCACTATGCTTTGGAATCGGGATCGTGGGCATTTTTTTGCCTTTGCTGCCGGCGACCGACTTCATGCTGCTATCCGTTATCTGTGCCTCTCGGGGATCAAAACGCTTTGAGCGCTGGATCCGGCGCAATCGCTTTGCCGGGCCCCTGATTCGGGCCTGGGAAGAAGAACGTGCCATTCCTCTGCCCGCCAAGATCGTGTCGATTGCCATGATGTTTGTCAGTGCCTGGGTGATCTGGATTCACACCGGTTTCAATTGGCTGTTCTGGCTCTTGTGTCTGGTCCTTGTGATGGTGGGGGCTTTTGTGGCCACAAGGCCATTACCTTCCAGCAGATGGCGCGAGCGTCCAACAGATGGTTGA
- the aldA gene encoding aldehyde dehydrogenase, with the protein MDMKSQHNGINVYRQFIGGQWVDCDGDMLDVTNPATGDIIARVGMANADNADQALKAAQKAFPEWSRKTAVERADVLYKLVSLIQDNSERLANLITSEQGKPLAESRADVAMCGDLIRFAAENTRRLEGDIIPADDPDEQIWIQKVPHGVVVGITAWNFPAALIGRKLGPALAAGNTIVLKPSEETPLTALEIVELARQAGVPDGVINLVNGRGQDVGHHLVTSPITQLVTMTGSVRGGREINKAAAEHLKIVRLELGGKAPFIIMDDADLDPAIDAAITSRFNNCGQICTCNERMYVQSGIYDRFLERFKSRVEGLKVGNPLTDGDVDMGPKINRDELEKVHAMVEQAQRDGAELVTGGKRLTGGEYDQGSYYAPTILTGVNNDMKIMQEEIFGPVVPIMKVESFEEAIALANASEYGLSAYVFTRDMKKLMALTRELDFGEVYVNRGGGESVQGFHKGYRNSGLGGEDGKYGLDAYVKSKTFYVNYG; encoded by the coding sequence ATGGACATGAAGTCACAACACAATGGCATCAACGTTTATCGCCAGTTCATCGGCGGGCAGTGGGTCGATTGCGACGGCGACATGCTGGATGTCACCAACCCTGCGACCGGTGACATCATCGCCCGGGTGGGCATGGCCAACGCCGACAACGCTGATCAGGCACTGAAGGCCGCTCAGAAGGCGTTTCCCGAATGGTCACGCAAAACGGCGGTTGAACGTGCTGATGTGTTGTACAAGCTGGTCTCGCTGATTCAGGACAACAGCGAGCGACTGGCAAATCTGATCACCTCGGAACAGGGCAAGCCATTGGCGGAATCCCGTGCCGATGTAGCCATGTGCGGCGACCTGATCCGTTTTGCCGCCGAAAACACGCGTCGTCTTGAAGGCGACATCATTCCGGCAGACGATCCCGATGAACAGATCTGGATTCAAAAGGTGCCTCACGGCGTCGTGGTCGGCATCACTGCCTGGAACTTTCCTGCTGCATTGATCGGACGCAAGCTGGGGCCTGCTCTGGCAGCAGGCAATACCATTGTTCTCAAACCCTCGGAAGAGACACCGCTGACCGCGCTGGAGATTGTTGAACTGGCACGCCAGGCAGGCGTTCCTGATGGAGTGATCAATCTGGTCAATGGCCGTGGCCAGGACGTGGGCCATCATCTGGTGACCAGCCCCATCACCCAGCTGGTCACCATGACCGGCAGCGTCCGCGGCGGGCGCGAGATCAACAAGGCGGCTGCCGAACATCTCAAGATCGTACGTCTTGAACTGGGTGGCAAGGCGCCCTTCATCATCATGGATGACGCCGATCTTGATCCGGCGATCGACGCAGCCATCACTTCGCGCTTTAACAACTGTGGGCAGATCTGCACCTGCAATGAACGCATGTACGTGCAGTCCGGTATTTATGACCGCTTCCTTGAGCGATTCAAATCACGCGTTGAGGGGCTGAAAGTGGGCAACCCGCTGACCGACGGTGATGTCGACATGGGTCCCAAGATCAACAGGGACGAGCTTGAAAAGGTTCATGCCATGGTCGAGCAGGCACAGCGTGACGGTGCGGAACTGGTCACCGGCGGCAAGCGGCTGACCGGTGGTGAATATGATCAGGGCAGCTACTATGCACCGACCATCCTGACCGGGGTCAACAACGATATGAAGATCATGCAGGAAGAGATCTTCGGTCCGGTCGTGCCCATCATGAAGGTAGAGAGCTTTGAAGAAGCCATTGCGCTGGCCAACGCTTCCGAATATGGCCTGTCAGCGTATGTCTTCACTCGTGACATGAAAAAGCTGATGGCGTTGACCCGTGAGCTCGATTTCGGCGAAGTTTACGTCAATCGTGGTGGCGGTGAATCGGTCCAGGGGTTCCACAAGGGCTATCGTAACAGCGGTCTGGGGGGTGAAGACGGCAAATACGGGCTGGATGCCTATGTCAAAAGCAAGACGTTCTACGTCAACTACGGCTGA
- a CDS encoding YbaN family protein: MRYVWIGLAALCFLLGLAGVILPLVPTTPLMLAAVILASKGSPRFAHWIRHHRVAGPAINNWMQERAISRQAKMTAVLTLTLSAILIWWTIDVLFIRLGVSLLLILVGLWIVTRATPARR; this comes from the coding sequence ATGCGTTATGTATGGATAGGGTTGGCGGCGCTCTGCTTTTTGCTGGGTCTTGCTGGAGTGATACTGCCTTTGGTGCCTACAACGCCCTTGATGCTCGCCGCGGTCATACTGGCTTCAAAAGGGTCTCCACGATTTGCCCACTGGATTCGTCATCACCGTGTAGCCGGCCCTGCCATCAATAACTGGATGCAGGAACGCGCCATTTCAAGGCAGGCAAAGATGACAGCCGTACTGACCCTGACCCTGAGTGCGATACTGATATGGTGGACCATAGACGTGTTGTTCATACGCCTTGGGGTCTCCCTGTTGCTGATCCTTGTCGGTCTGTGGATCGTCACGCGTGCGACACCGGCCAGACGTTGA
- the pepN gene encoding aminopeptidase N, producing MAEPQAIYLSDYRPPAYRVEKTELTFDLDSHATRVKARLKLQRHPEYDAQAALTLYGHGLVTERVAIDGQTLLESEYRIDGDQLIIDQVPASCVLDTEVVIDPANNTALEGLYVSGPMFCTQCEPEGFRRITWYPDRPDVMAVFTTTVIGDRQRQPVLLSNGNPIERGELPNGRHFVTWEDPHPKPSYLFALVAGSLECVRDSFTTMSGREVALELWVEAQNLEKTDWAMASLKRAMVWDEQAYGREYDLDLFMIVAVDDFNMGAMENKGLNIFNSAAVLANPQTTTDATFQRIEGIVAHEYFHNWSGNRVTCRDWFQLALKEGFTVFRDQSFSSDINSAPVKRIEDAALLRTLQFAEDAGPTAHPVRPDHFIEISNFYTLTIYEKGAEIVRMLSNLLGEETFRRGSDLYFERFDGQAVRVEDFVETMAEVSGEDLTQFMRWYAQAGTPQLAANGDYDAEQRRFTLTIAQRTPPTPGQDDKKPLHVPVRMGLIAADGQPIELILGGESYGTDTVLHLREVEQQWVFDNVDEGAVPSLLRGLSAPVRLEYPWSRDELSHLMRFDEDGFNRWDATQRLALMAIEEMMVAHQRGELMALDARLIEAFRHLLREPTDDKAVLAEMLRLPSEAWIAEQQSHVDIDAIHGARRAAIEQLADNLFAEFESVYHANQQTEAYAPTPEQIASRSLKNVALSYLVANGEPEALNMALAQYEADHNMTDVRAALTLLAHSDRADLGDPAIRAFGERWAHDSLVMDQWFATQVTRPQADALERVRFLMNHPAFSIKNPNRVRALVGAFTQQNRVNFHRLDGEGYRLLADVVIELNRLNPEIAARMIVPLTRYHRLDDKRQALMRGELERIRKENLSRNVFEVVEKALA from the coding sequence ATGGCCGAGCCACAAGCCATTTATCTCAGCGACTATCGTCCTCCCGCTTACCGCGTCGAGAAAACGGAGCTGACCTTTGACCTTGACTCGCATGCCACGCGGGTCAAGGCGCGCCTTAAGTTACAGCGTCATCCCGAATACGACGCGCAGGCGGCATTGACGCTGTATGGTCATGGTCTGGTGACCGAGCGCGTGGCCATTGATGGTCAGACGCTGCTGGAAAGCGAATATCGCATCGACGGCGATCAATTGATTATCGATCAGGTGCCGGCCTCATGTGTACTGGATACCGAGGTGGTCATTGATCCGGCCAACAATACCGCGCTGGAGGGGCTTTACGTTTCCGGGCCGATGTTTTGCACCCAGTGTGAGCCCGAAGGATTTCGACGCATTACCTGGTATCCCGATCGCCCCGACGTGATGGCCGTGTTTACCACGACGGTCATCGGCGACAGGCAGCGTCAGCCGGTACTGCTGTCCAACGGTAACCCCATCGAGCGTGGCGAGTTGCCAAACGGTCGTCACTTTGTGACCTGGGAAGATCCGCACCCCAAGCCTTCCTATCTGTTTGCACTGGTCGCCGGCTCGCTGGAATGCGTGCGTGACAGCTTCACCACCATGAGTGGGCGTGAGGTGGCGCTTGAGCTTTGGGTCGAGGCGCAGAATCTGGAAAAGACCGACTGGGCGATGGCGTCGCTCAAGCGCGCCATGGTTTGGGACGAGCAGGCCTATGGGCGTGAATACGATCTGGATCTTTTCATGATCGTGGCCGTGGATGATTTCAATATGGGCGCCATGGAAAACAAGGGGCTCAACATTTTCAACAGCGCGGCAGTACTGGCCAATCCGCAGACCACCACGGACGCCACCTTCCAGCGTATCGAAGGAATCGTGGCGCACGAGTACTTTCATAACTGGTCCGGCAACCGTGTGACCTGTCGCGACTGGTTCCAGCTGGCGCTCAAGGAAGGCTTTACGGTCTTTCGTGATCAGAGCTTCTCTTCCGACATCAACTCGGCGCCGGTCAAGCGCATTGAAGACGCTGCGTTGCTGCGCACCCTGCAGTTTGCAGAAGATGCGGGTCCGACGGCTCATCCGGTGCGTCCCGATCACTTTATCGAAATCTCGAATTTCTACACCCTGACCATCTATGAAAAGGGTGCCGAGATCGTGCGCATGCTCAGCAACCTGCTGGGCGAAGAGACCTTCCGCCGCGGCAGCGATCTCTACTTCGAGCGCTTTGATGGCCAGGCCGTGCGCGTCGAGGACTTTGTCGAGACCATGGCCGAAGTGTCAGGTGAAGACCTGACCCAGTTCATGCGCTGGTACGCTCAGGCGGGAACACCGCAGCTTGCGGCGAATGGCGATTATGATGCCGAGCAGCGCCGATTCACTCTGACCATTGCTCAAAGGACGCCACCCACGCCCGGACAGGATGACAAAAAGCCCTTGCATGTGCCGGTACGCATGGGGCTGATCGCCGCTGACGGGCAGCCGATCGAGCTGATCCTCGGTGGTGAGTCGTACGGCACCGATACCGTGTTGCATCTGCGCGAAGTCGAGCAGCAGTGGGTCTTTGATAACGTTGATGAAGGGGCCGTGCCGTCGCTGCTGCGCGGACTTTCAGCGCCGGTTCGCCTTGAGTATCCCTGGTCGCGCGATGAGCTGTCACATCTGATGCGCTTTGACGAGGATGGCTTCAATCGCTGGGACGCCACGCAGCGATTGGCACTGATGGCGATCGAGGAAATGATGGTGGCTCATCAGCGTGGTGAGCTCATGGCGCTCGACGCTCGTTTGATCGAGGCCTTTCGTCATCTGCTGCGTGAGCCGACCGACGACAAGGCGGTGCTGGCCGAGATGCTGCGTCTGCCCAGCGAGGCGTGGATTGCCGAGCAGCAGAGCCATGTGGATATCGATGCCATTCATGGTGCGAGACGTGCTGCGATCGAGCAGCTGGCGGACAACCTGTTTGCCGAGTTCGAGAGTGTCTATCACGCCAACCAGCAGACAGAAGCCTATGCGCCTACGCCCGAGCAAATTGCCTCGCGCAGCCTGAAAAACGTGGCGCTTTCCTATCTGGTCGCCAACGGTGAACCCGAAGCCCTCAATATGGCACTCGCTCAGTATGAAGCCGATCACAACATGACGGATGTGCGGGCGGCGCTGACATTGCTGGCGCATTCTGATCGTGCGGATCTGGGAGATCCGGCCATTCGCGCTTTCGGCGAGCGCTGGGCGCATGATTCGCTGGTCATGGATCAGTGGTTTGCCACGCAGGTGACGCGCCCTCAGGCCGATGCGCTGGAGCGCGTGCGTTTTCTGATGAATCACCCGGCCTTTTCGATCAAAAATCCCAACCGGGTAAGGGCACTTGTGGGGGCTTTCACCCAGCAGAACCGGGTCAACTTCCATCGTCTCGATGGCGAGGGCTATCGGCTGCTGGCGGACGTGGTCATCGAACTCAATCGTCTCAACCCGGAGATCGCCGCGCGCATGATTGTGCCGCTAACGCGCTATCATCGCCTGGACGACAAGCGTCAGGCACTGATGCGCGGCGAGCTTGAGCGCATTCGCAAGGAGAATCTCTCGCGCAACGTGTTTGAGGTGGTAGAAAAGGCGCTGGCCTGA
- a CDS encoding invasion associated locus B family protein produces MLLRRMSASGFLALMATLFSLYMVPVAHAQSQVQPQNASDADIKQYRDWEVRCPKGGGNDARCTMTQLVNSPDSKRPVMRVVVAYPPQSSDPVMVFLLPLGVRLAPGMQLQVDNGKEIPFPYQVCMDDACRADLPLQGQLLSQLRGGTKATVSLFDPNGQRLDTSISLLGFTDATRAIAP; encoded by the coding sequence ATGCTGTTACGCCGCATGTCGGCTTCAGGGTTTCTGGCCCTGATGGCGACGCTATTTTCCCTCTATATGGTGCCCGTGGCTCATGCCCAATCTCAGGTGCAGCCACAAAACGCATCCGATGCCGATATCAAGCAATACCGGGACTGGGAGGTTCGCTGTCCCAAAGGCGGCGGCAATGATGCGCGCTGCACCATGACACAGCTCGTCAACAGTCCCGACAGCAAACGTCCTGTCATGCGGGTTGTCGTGGCCTACCCGCCGCAGAGCAGTGATCCCGTCATGGTCTTTTTGTTGCCATTGGGCGTGCGCCTGGCCCCCGGCATGCAGCTTCAGGTCGATAATGGCAAGGAGATCCCCTTCCCGTACCAGGTCTGCATGGATGACGCCTGCCGTGCCGACCTGCCTCTGCAGGGTCAGCTGCTCAGCCAGCTGCGTGGCGGCACCAAAGCCACGGTCAGCCTGTTTGACCCCAACGGCCAGCGTCTGGATACCAGTATTTCCCTGCTGGGCTTCACCGACGCCACCCGCGCCATCGCGCCCTGA
- a CDS encoding Lrp/AsnC family transcriptional regulator — protein MSERQPAIAIDRYDRHILEILQTEGRISNQALADRVGLSPSPCLRRVRALEESGLITGYQAQVDARRLGYRLMALVHISMDRHTPERFANFEQRVAALPEVIECLMITGQEVDYQLKIRVEDMDDYQRLLLEHITPIEGVTGVHSNFVLRPVFGNRPISTDLVNSP, from the coding sequence ATGTCCGAAAGACAACCTGCCATTGCGATTGATCGCTATGATCGACATATCCTCGAAATCCTTCAGACGGAAGGCCGAATCAGCAATCAGGCCCTGGCCGATCGGGTGGGCCTGTCACCATCGCCCTGTCTCCGGCGGGTACGCGCGCTTGAAGAGAGCGGGTTGATCACAGGCTATCAGGCACAGGTCGATGCCCGAAGGCTGGGCTATCGACTGATGGCCCTGGTCCACATTTCCATGGACCGGCATACGCCCGAGCGCTTTGCCAATTTCGAACAGCGTGTCGCCGCTCTGCCTGAAGTCATCGAATGCCTGATGATTACCGGCCAGGAAGTCGACTATCAGCTCAAGATCCGCGTGGAAGACATGGACGATTACCAGCGCCTGCTGCTGGAACATATTACTCCGATCGAAGGGGTAACCGGCGTTCACTCCAACTTTGTGCTGCGTCCGGTATTTGGCAATCGTCCCATTTCTACCGATCTTGTGAACTCACCCTGA
- a CDS encoding 2-isopropylmalate synthase — MTAFNHRKYSPAPRVPAFNRQWPDRDLESAPIWVSEDLRDGNQALLEPMSVEQKKRFWKQIIRVGIKEVMVGFPSASQPDYDFVRWLIEEDQIPEDVTIAVLVQCREHLIEKTFEALVGVKRAIIHLYNSTSTTQRERVFEMDRDGIINIAVSGAQWVREHAERYPQVDWRFQYSPESFSSTELDFSLAICEAVMDVWQPTPDNKCILNLPNTVEVAGPHHHADQIEYFCQNISRRDSVIISVHTHNDRGGAVAAAELALLAGAERVEGTLLGNGERTGNMDIVTLAMNLYSQGIDPELDLSRPDEIIQVVTECTGITMHPRHPWVGEMVYTAFSGSHQDAIRKSLKKQGDDEPWQVAYLPIDPRDIGRDYQAVIRVNSQSGKGGMAFLLERDYGISLPRWMMLALAPHVQKESERLSGELSSESIRRLLFNTFMREGPLSLVDYRLSRASEEGLSITLEQGGERLALEGSGNGAMSAFMNAWQRHSGQQVGILDYNEHSLGEDSEANAIAFVQLNVDGQRICAVAEDSDTVSASLKAIISGINLCNETTGARDGLTAMADSV, encoded by the coding sequence ATGACTGCTTTCAATCATCGCAAGTACAGCCCCGCGCCGCGTGTGCCCGCCTTCAATCGTCAATGGCCCGATCGCGATCTCGAATCCGCGCCGATCTGGGTCAGTGAAGACCTTCGCGACGGCAACCAGGCGCTACTGGAGCCGATGAGCGTGGAGCAGAAAAAACGCTTCTGGAAGCAGATCATTCGTGTCGGCATCAAGGAAGTCATGGTCGGCTTTCCCTCGGCCAGTCAGCCGGATTACGACTTCGTGCGCTGGTTGATCGAGGAAGATCAGATCCCTGAGGATGTCACCATTGCCGTACTGGTGCAGTGTCGTGAGCATCTGATCGAGAAGACGTTTGAAGCGCTGGTCGGTGTCAAGCGGGCCATTATCCATCTGTATAATTCAACATCGACCACGCAGCGCGAGCGTGTGTTCGAAATGGACCGCGACGGCATCATCAATATTGCGGTCAGCGGCGCGCAGTGGGTCAGGGAGCATGCCGAGCGCTACCCGCAGGTTGACTGGCGCTTTCAGTATTCTCCGGAAAGCTTCTCGAGTACCGAACTCGATTTTTCCCTGGCCATTTGTGAAGCGGTCATGGACGTCTGGCAGCCCACGCCTGACAACAAGTGCATTTTGAACCTTCCCAATACGGTGGAGGTGGCCGGACCACACCATCATGCTGACCAGATCGAATATTTCTGCCAGAACATCAGTCGCCGTGACAGCGTGATTATCTCGGTCCACACGCACAACGATCGCGGCGGTGCGGTGGCGGCCGCCGAGCTGGCCCTGCTGGCCGGCGCCGAACGTGTCGAGGGCACGCTGCTGGGCAACGGCGAACGCACCGGCAACATGGATATCGTCACGCTGGCGATGAATCTCTACAGTCAGGGCATCGATCCCGAGCTTGACCTGTCGCGCCCTGACGAAATCATTCAGGTCGTGACCGAGTGTACCGGCATCACCATGCATCCACGCCATCCGTGGGTGGGGGAGATGGTCTATACTGCCTTCTCCGGCAGCCACCAGGATGCCATTCGTAAATCGCTCAAAAAGCAGGGCGACGACGAGCCCTGGCAGGTGGCCTATCTGCCGATCGACCCGCGCGATATCGGTCGCGATTATCAGGCAGTGATTCGCGTTAACAGTCAGTCCGGCAAGGGCGGTATGGCCTTTTTGCTTGAACGCGACTATGGCATCAGTCTGCCGCGCTGGATGATGCTGGCGCTGGCGCCTCATGTGCAAAAGGAAAGCGAGCGCTTGAGCGGCGAGCTTTCCAGCGAGTCCATCCGTCGGCTGCTGTTTAATACCTTCATGCGTGAAGGGCCGCTCTCTCTCGTGGATTATCGCCTGTCGCGCGCCAGTGAAGAAGGGCTGTCCATTACGCTTGAGCAGGGTGGCGAGCGTCTGGCGCTGGAAGGTAGCGGCAACGGTGCGATGTCGGCCTTCATGAACGCGTGGCAGCGTCACAGTGGCCAGCAGGTGGGCATTCTCGATTATAACGAGCATTCGCTGGGCGAAGACAGCGAGGCCAATGCCATCGCCTTTGTGCAGTTGAATGTGGATGGCCAGCGAATCTGCGCCGTGGCCGAGGACAGCGATACCGTCAGCGCCTCACTCAAGGCGATCATCTCGGGTATCAATCTGTGCAATGAAACGACCGGTGCACGGGATGGTCTGACAGCGATGGCTGACAGCGTCTGA
- a CDS encoding FlgO family outer membrane protein — MVSQRFSRLPLTVALLLCMLVTGCSSLPGYNTVPERPTLLSRVDTAAEQLVRNAHGRLSPSDTIIATTFVDVDQLGRSSTLGRTLTETMMSKLVEQGLNVIEVKLRDSLYIEEYTGELILSRNVQRLGNNYNASAVLLGTYAVARGEVFVNARIVRLADQLVLGASSFRVPMDVDIQTLLLSPY, encoded by the coding sequence ATGGTAAGCCAACGATTTTCTCGCCTGCCTTTAACGGTGGCACTGCTGCTCTGCATGCTGGTGACGGGCTGCTCCTCCCTGCCGGGATACAATACCGTGCCCGAGCGCCCCACTCTGCTTTCCCGGGTTGATACGGCTGCCGAGCAGCTGGTCAGGAATGCTCATGGTCGTCTGTCGCCCAGTGACACCATCATTGCGACCACCTTTGTCGACGTGGATCAGCTTGGTCGCTCCTCCACGCTCGGCCGGACGCTGACCGAAACCATGATGTCCAAACTGGTCGAACAGGGCCTCAATGTTATCGAGGTGAAGCTGCGTGACAGTCTTTATATCGAGGAGTACACCGGCGAGTTGATCCTGTCTCGTAACGTGCAGCGACTGGGCAACAACTATAATGCCAGCGCCGTTTTGCTGGGCACCTATGCCGTCGCGCGAGGCGAGGTGTTTGTTAATGCCCGGATCGTTCGTCTGGCTGACCAGCTGGTGCTTGGCGCCAGCAGCTTTCGAGTGCCCATGGACGTGGATATCCAGACCCTGCTGCTGTCACCCTATTAG
- the nfo gene encoding deoxyribonuclease IV: MHYIGAHVSAAGGVDQAIKRAVDIGANAFALFTKNQRQWKAKPLDDNVIEAFKKACHHHGFTPAQILPHDSYLINQGHPEAEGLAKSRAAFLDEMQRCEQLGLTLLNFHPGSHLRKISESECLKIIAESINEALAQTRGVTAVIENTAGQGSNLGYRFEQLAEIIEQVDDKSRVGVCIDTCHAFAGGYDLRTEASTRAVLDELESVVGLEYLCGMHLNDAKSTLGSRVDRHHSLGQGNIGSDAFKAIMQDPRIGDIPMILETIEPAIWDQEIAWLRAQAGTPGN, encoded by the coding sequence ATGCATTATATTGGAGCACACGTCAGCGCCGCCGGCGGCGTTGACCAGGCGATCAAACGCGCCGTGGACATTGGGGCCAATGCCTTTGCGCTGTTTACCAAAAATCAGCGTCAGTGGAAGGCCAAACCGCTCGACGACAACGTCATCGAGGCGTTCAAAAAGGCCTGCCACCATCATGGTTTTACACCCGCGCAGATTCTTCCTCATGACAGTTACCTGATCAATCAGGGTCATCCGGAAGCCGAAGGGCTGGCCAAATCGCGCGCGGCCTTTCTCGATGAGATGCAGCGCTGCGAGCAGCTTGGACTGACCCTTCTCAATTTTCACCCGGGCAGCCATCTGCGAAAGATCAGCGAAAGTGAATGTCTAAAGATCATTGCCGAGTCCATCAATGAGGCTCTGGCGCAAACCCGTGGGGTAACTGCTGTCATCGAAAATACGGCCGGTCAGGGCAGCAATCTGGGCTATCGTTTCGAACAGCTTGCAGAAATCATCGAGCAGGTGGATGACAAATCACGCGTCGGTGTCTGTATCGATACCTGCCATGCCTTCGCCGGTGGCTACGACCTGCGCACAGAAGCGTCTACCCGGGCAGTTCTGGATGAACTGGAATCAGTAGTCGGCCTTGAGTATTTGTGTGGCATGCATCTCAATGATGCCAAAAGCACGCTGGGCAGCCGCGTGGATCGCCATCACAGTCTGGGCCAGGGCAATATCGGCAGTGATGCCTTCAAGGCCATCATGCAGGACCCTCGGATTGGTGATATTCCCATGATTCTGGAAACCATCGAGCCTGCCATATGGGATCAGGAAATCGCCTGGCTGCGCGCGCAGGCCGGTACCCCTGGCAACTGA
- a CDS encoding formate/nitrite transporter family protein, with protein sequence MSQEEKQHAEDDFEGGLDAEVSEQEPQEAPSGSVSDQHANGEEEKAQELPSQAAAVHQRLRKDGQKELARDSMALLWSAIAAGISMSFSMVARGLMHAQLPDTGAGFMIECLGYTIGFIVVILARQQLFTENTVTAVLPVMSHPTMANFGALGRLWGVVLIGNMVGAALSAITFLKMPMFDPSTHEAFITLGHHLMEKSPFEMFSSAILAGWMIATLVWLIPAADQAKVWIILIITYVMAIGGFAHIVVGASEMFYMVFSGNADWSDFLFRFALPTLAGNVVGGTFIFSLISHAQIRGDLEAQKECKQGLIQRRHGADKATRHGKGTSSYKRDKA encoded by the coding sequence ATGAGCCAAGAAGAAAAACAGCACGCAGAAGATGATTTTGAAGGCGGACTGGATGCAGAAGTCTCGGAGCAGGAACCACAGGAGGCCCCTTCAGGAAGCGTTTCTGACCAACACGCCAATGGTGAGGAAGAGAAAGCTCAGGAGCTGCCTTCTCAGGCGGCCGCGGTTCACCAGCGACTTCGCAAGGATGGACAAAAGGAACTGGCCCGCGATTCGATGGCGCTTTTATGGTCCGCCATCGCCGCCGGCATTTCCATGAGTTTTTCCATGGTGGCGCGCGGTCTTATGCATGCGCAACTGCCGGACACGGGCGCAGGTTTCATGATCGAGTGTCTGGGGTACACGATCGGCTTTATTGTCGTGATTCTGGCTCGCCAGCAGCTGTTTACGGAAAATACCGTGACGGCCGTCCTGCCGGTCATGAGCCATCCCACGATGGCCAATTTTGGCGCCCTGGGCAGACTGTGGGGTGTGGTCCTGATCGGCAATATGGTGGGCGCTGCCCTGTCAGCCATCACCTTTTTGAAAATGCCGATGTTCGATCCGTCGACACATGAGGCCTTTATCACGCTGGGCCATCATCTCATGGAAAAGTCACCATTCGAGATGTTTTCGAGCGCCATTCTGGCCGGCTGGATGATTGCCACTCTGGTATGGCTGATACCGGCGGCTGATCAGGCCAAGGTCTGGATCATTCTGATCATTACCTACGTCATGGCCATTGGCGGCTTTGCGCATATTGTCGTGGGTGCCAGTGAAATGTTTTACATGGTGTTTTCAGGCAATGCCGACTGGAGCGATTTCCTTTTCCGCTTTGCCCTTCCGACGCTTGCCGGCAATGTGGTCGGTGGCACGTTTATCTTTTCCTTGATCAGCCATGCGCAGATCCGCGGCGATCTGGAAGCCCAGAAGGAGTGCAAACAGGGGTTGATTCAACGACGTCATGGCGCTGACAAGGCAACACGACATGGGAAGGGCACGTCGTCGTACAAACGTGACAAAGCGTGA